Part of the Cupriavidus basilensis genome is shown below.
AAGCGCGCGTTGAGATCGACATACGCAGAGAATTTGACCGCAGTCAGCTCGCCGGTGAGTGCCGTGTCGATTTGCGTGATGCAGTCGCGCAAGCCGCTCAGGATGGTCTGGCCGACGCCGCGCTCCGCGGCAAGCCGTGCCGCCATGCCCTCCATGGTGCCCCGCAGCTCGATCGCGTCGCTGATTTCACTTTCGGCGAAGGAACGGACCGCAAAGCCGCCGGACGGGATGGGCTCGACCAGGCCTTCTTCCTGCAAGCGGATCAACGCGGCCCGGATCGGAGTGCGGGAGACGCCGAGGCGCTCAACCACCCACAGTTCGGAGATACGTGCGCCCGGCGCGAGATCGCCGCCGAGGATCAGCTCCCGCAATCCGAGCAACGCCCGGACCGCCTGGGAGGCGCTGGCGCCGGCTTTGCTGTCGCTGAGGTTGTCATTGTCGTTGTCGGTTTGCATGATGCGTTGTCTCTACTTGTGGGGGCGAGCGTGTCCGGTGATGCAAGATGGCCGCTATTGAATACAGAGTGTATCCAGACGAAGCCAACCAAGCAACACGGAACCCATTAACCTAGGGTAAACGTCGACAAAATACGTAAATTTCAGGAAAATAAAGCAGCCGGCAACGCATTTTCGTGGGGGGGAACCCGGCCAAATTGAAGGCGTTGTATACAGCGAAGAATCAAGGCTTGGCGGGGAAAATCCCGCCACCGGCGAAGGCGGAAACCAGCGTGCCGCTGCCGCACAAACAA
Proteins encoded:
- a CDS encoding GntR family transcriptional regulator; this encodes MQTDNDNDNLSDSKAGASASQAVRALLGLRELILGGDLAPGARISELWVVERLGVSRTPIRAALIRLQEEGLVEPIPSGGFAVRSFAESEISDAIELRGTMEGMAARLAAERGVGQTILSGLRDCITQIDTALTGELTAVKFSAYVDLNARFHQLLAEAAGSPLVARQIEKVMNIPFASASAFVMVQSIDESAREMLLLAQAQHRSVVEAIELREGARAEALMREHSRIANRNLKIAMQNQQAMSQVLGGSLIRRAGRPA